TCGGTGTCAGAGAATGCATGCCCATTTGAATGtggttcttcttcatcgcTATTATCGACATATTCAGAATCCAATATCTCCTTTAACGAACGTTTTGAGGAGCTCATTTTTTTTCGTAATATAAATAGAAGAGTGGCCGAGGACTTTCTATTGATTAATACAGGTTCTTATTTcattcttttatttttcccaAATTCGTGTATTATCTGAACTGATAGAATTAGTTTGAGTtatgtaataatgaaaaatttcaggAACAAAACGGAAATCGGACTGTTTACAAATTTACTGTTGACAATAGCAAAACAAATACACGTAGAGATCATCATGCAACACTAAAACATTACAGCTACGTATTGAAATAACCAAAGGTAAAGAGCAATCTACTTTTACGCTCAATACAGTGTATTCCCtgatattatcattaagaGGTTGAGTTCTCGAGTTATTACCTTAAACTATAGCTGTACTACAATATGGAGCCCAAAAGTACCAGATTAGGAGGGTCATCCTTTACATCCAAGAAGATAATCAAGATTATATTGCTGACTGTTTCACTCAATCTCCTAATAATGAACGGAATACCGTacattcaatatcaaacagaaagattaagaaatatattgttttcttatttcCA
Above is a genomic segment from Naumovozyma dairenensis CBS 421 chromosome 6, complete genome containing:
- the NDAI0F03090 gene encoding uncharacterized protein (similar to Saccharomyces cerevisiae YNL146W; ancestral locus Anc_2.115), with product MEPKSTRLGGSSFTSKKIIKIILLTVSLNLLIMNGIPYIQYQTERLRNILFSYFHTTTPTDSENSLPIFAESIMDFDDFNTVDVKRLSGFIIICLLFVVPFFF